A part of Salmo trutta chromosome 15, fSalTru1.1, whole genome shotgun sequence genomic DNA contains:
- the LOC115148352 gene encoding fibril-forming collagen alpha chain-like, whose translation MGKQGGSRRQQGEQGCRGKQGVQGKAGGSRGEQGEAGGQGEQGKAGGAGESKGKQGEAGGKQGKAGASRGKQVVQGKAGESRGTMGRQGGSRGKQEEQGKAVGSRGKQGEQGKAGGAGESRGEHGGRGEQGKAGGAGESRGKQGGRGSRGCMGKAGESRGKQGGAGESRGKQGEAGGSRESRGKQGEAGGSRGKQSEAEESRGKQGGAGESRGEHGGRGKQEEQEKAVGSRGKQGEEVKAGGAGESRGEHGGRGEQGEAGGAGESSRKQRKAGGAGESRGSRGKQGGAWGQGEQRKAGGAGESRGEHGGRGEQGEAGGAGEIRGEHGEQGKAGGAWGQGGAWGAGGSRGEQGKAGGSRGKQGEQVKQGGRGEQGGAGRMQGEQWGRGEQGEAGGAGESSRKQRKAGGAGESRGSRGKQGGAWGQGEQRKAGESRGKQGGAGESRGKQGEAGKAGGSRGKQGKAVGSRGKQGEAGGAGESRGEHGGRGKQEEQEKAVGSRGKQGEEVKAGGAGEAGGSMVAGGSRGKQEEQGKAVGSRGKQGEQGKVGGAGESRGEHGGRGSRGKQGEQEKAGGSMGAGGSRGKQEEQGKSGGSMGSRGKQGEHGGRGEHGEQAEAGGSRGKQGEAGGSRVSR comes from the coding sequence ATGGGGAAGCAGGGAGGAAGCAGGAGACAGCAGGGGGAGCAGGGGTGCAGGGGAAAGCAGGGGGTGCAGGGGAAAGCAGGGGGAAGCAGGGGGGAGCAGGGGGAAGCAGGGGGGCAGGGGGAGCAGGGGAAAGCAGGGGGTGCAGGGGAAAGCAAGGGGAAGCAGGGGGAAGCAGGGGGAAAGCAGGGGAAAGCAGGGGCAAGCAGGGGGAAGCAGGTGGTGCAGGGGAAAGCAGGGGAAAGCAGGGGGACCATGGGGAGGCAGGGGGGAAGCAGGGGGAAGCAGGAGGAGCAGGGGAAAGCAGTCGGAAGCAGAGGAAAGCAGGGGGAGCAGGGGAAAGCAGGGGGAGCAGGAGAAAGCAGGGGGGAGCATGGGGGCAGGGGGGAGCAGGGGAAAGCAGGGGGAGCAGGAGAAAGCAGGGGGAAGCAGGGGGGCAGGGGGAGCAGGGGGTGCATGGGGAAAGCAGGGGAAAGCAGGGGGAAGCAGGGGGGAGCAGGGGAAAGCAGGGGAAAGCAGGGGGAAGCAGGGGGAAGCAGGGAAAGCAGGGGGAAGCAGGGGGAAGCAGGGGGAAGCAGGGGAAAGCAGTCGGAAGCAGAGGAAAGCAGGGGGAAGCAGGGGGGGGCAGGGGAAAGCAGGGGGGAGCATGGGGGCAGGGGGaagcaggaggagcaggagaaagcAGTCGGAAGCAGAGGAAAGCAGGGGGAGGAGGTGAAAGCAGGGGGAGCAGGTGAAAGCAGGGGGGAGCATGGTGGCAGGGGGGAGCAGGGGGAAGCAGGAGGAGCAGGGGAAAGCAGTCGGAAGCAGAGGAAAGCAGGGGGAGCAGGGGAAAGTAGGGGGAGCAGGGGAAAGCAGGGGGGAGCATGGGGGCAGGGGGAGCAGAGGAAAGCAGGGGGAGCAGGAGAAAGCAGGGGGGAGCATGGGGGCAGGGGGGAGCAGGGGGAAGCAGGAGGAGCAGGGGAAATCAGGGGGGAGCATGGGGAGCAGGGGAAAGCAGGGGGAGCATGGGGGCAGGGGGGAGCATGGGGAGCAGGCGGAAGCAGGGGGGAGCAGGGGAAAGCAGGGGGAAGCAGGGGGAAGCAGGGTGAGCAGGTAAAGCAGGGGGGCAGGGGGGAGCAGGGGGGAGCAGGGAGAATGCAGGGGGAGCAGTGGGGCAGGGGGGAGCAGGGGGAAGCAGGAGGAGCAGGGGAAAGCAGTCGGAAGCAGAGGAAAGCAGGGGGAGCAGGGGAAAGTAGGGGGAGCAGGGGAAAGCAGGGGGGAGCATGGGGGCAGGGGGAGCAGAGGAAAGCAGGGGAAAGCAGGGGGAAGCAGGGGGGAGCAGGGGAAAGCAGGGGGAAGCAGGGGGAAGCAGGGAAAGCAGGGGGAAGCAGGGGGAAGCAGGGGAAAGCAGTCGGAAGCAGAGGAAAGCAGGGGGAAGCAGGGGGGGCAGGGGAAAGCAGGGGGGAGCATGGGGGCAGGGGGaagcaggaggagcaggagaaagcAGTCGGAAGCAGAGGAAAGCAGGGGGAGGAGGTGAAAGCAGGGGGAGCAGGTGAAGCAGGGGGGAGCATGGTGGCAGGGGGGAGCAGGGGGAAGCAGGAGGAGCAGGGGAAAGCAGTCGGAAGCAGAGGAAAGCAGGGGGAGCAGGGGAAAGTAGGGGGAGCAGGGGAAAGCAGGGGGGAGCATGGGGGCAGGGGGAGCAGAGGAAAGCAGGGGGAGCAGGAGAAAGCAGGGGGGAGCATGGGGGCAGGGGGGAGCAGGGGGAAGCAGGAGGAGCAGGGGAAATCAGGGGGGAGCATGGGGAGCAGGGGAAAGCAGGGGGAGCATGGGGGCAGGGGGGAGCATGGGGAGCAGGCGGAAGCAGGGGGGAGCAGGGGAAAGCAGGGGGAAGCAGGGGGAAGCAGGGTGAGCAGGTAA